In Pseudobacteroides sp., one DNA window encodes the following:
- a CDS encoding manganese catalase family protein — protein MAASLRYLSQRFSMPCNEAKAILNDIGTEELAHLEMVGTIVHQLTKGVPAKIMEKEGLGDYYADHDHAIYPMSAAGNPFTAAYIQSKGDPIADLVEDLAAEQKARATYENLINMCDDPDVIDPLRFLREREVVHFQRFGEALDIVQRRLAEKKCFVQKPDFMMKK, from the coding sequence TTGGCCGCTTCATTAAGATACTTAAGCCAGAGATTCAGCATGCCCTGTAACGAAGCAAAAGCAATACTTAATGACATAGGGACCGAAGAGCTCGCACACCTTGAAATGGTCGGCACAATCGTTCACCAGCTTACTAAAGGCGTACCTGCAAAAATTATGGAAAAAGAAGGATTGGGCGATTATTATGCTGACCACGACCACGCAATATATCCAATGAGTGCCGCAGGCAACCCCTTTACAGCAGCTTACATCCAATCAAAGGGTGATCCTATTGCTGACCTGGTAGAAGACCTGGCAGCAGAGCAAAAGGCCAGAGCTACCTATGAAAATCTTATAAATATGTGTGATGACCCTGATGTTATAGACCCCTTAAGGTTCTTAAGGGAAAGAGAAGTTGTTCATTTCCAGAGATTTGGAGAGGCACTGGATATTGTACAGAGAAGGCTGGCTGAAAAGAAATGTTTTGTTCAGAAGCCGGATTTTATGATGAAGAAGTAA